Part of the Dethiosulfovibrio russensis genome, GGGGAAGACCGATGTCTAGAATTATGGTGGTGGACGATGCCGCTTTCATGCGTATGATGTTGTCCAACATGCTCACCAAGATGGGACATGAAGTGGTGGCCGAAGCGGACAACGGAAAGACGGCCTTGGAGATGTACAAAAAGCACTCTCCCGACGTGGTCACGATGGACATAACCATGCCTCATATGAACGGCATAGAGGCGGTAAAGGGCATCATAGGGTTCGATCCGAAGGCAAAGATAGTTATGGTAAGCGCCATGGGACAGAAGGAAATGGTAATAGAGGCGGTGAAGGCGGGAGCGAAGGACTTCATCGTGAAGCCCTTCAAGGAAGATGCGGTCTGGAAAGCTATAGAACAGGCCATGGAAAGCTGAGAAAACGAGGTGGGGACATCCGACGAGAGATGTCCCCACCTTTTTTATCTTTATCCGATCGTCAAGACGGCGCTACACGTCCAGATTTTGGACCTCATGGGAATGAGCTTGAATAAATTCCCTTCTGGGCTCGACCTTGTCGCCCATCAGTATGCTGAAGTACTCGTCCGCGGCCAGGGCATCGTCCACCTCTATCCTCTTCATGACCCTGTTTTCAGGATCCATGGTGGTCTCCCAAAGCTGCTCCGGGTTCATCTCTCCAAGACCCTTATACCTCTGAACACCTATCTTCTTTCCCGTGTCCTGATGACTGTTCATGAAGGAACGGAGGTCCTTGTCGCTGAAGATATACTCCGAATGCCTGCCGATCTGAACCCTGTACAGAGGTGGCTGGGCTAGATAAATATATCCTCCCTCGACAAGCTCCTTCATGTAGCGGTAGAAGAAGGTCAGAAGAAGAGTGCTGATGTGAGCTCCGTCGACGTCGGCATCGGTCATGATTATTATCTTGTGATACCTGAGCTTCGAGACGTCGAAGTCCTCCCCTATTCCACAGCCGAGGGCCTGTATGATGGTCCTTATCTCTTTGCTGCTGAGGATCCGATCCAGCCGGGCTTTCTCCACGTTGAGGATCTTTCCCCTCAGGGGAAGGATGGCCTGAAAGCCCCTGTCCCTGCCCTGCTTAGCACTTCCTCCGGCACTGTCTCCCTCGACTATGTAGACCTCGCAATTTTCCGGGATGCGGCCCGAACAGTCCGCCAGCTTTCCCGGCAGGTTCAGGCCGGTCATAGCTGTCTTGCGAACGAGCTCTCTGGCTTTCTTGGCAGCTTCCCTAGCCTGACGGGCCTTGACCGCCTTGTCAACAACGGGTTTAAGGACGGAGGGGTCGTCGTCCAGGGCCACCAAAAGCCCCTCGTAGACGATGGAATCCACTATCCCCTTGACCTCGCTGTTGCCGAGCTTGGTCTTCGTCTGACCCTCGAACTGGGGATCGCCGAGCTTAACCGATATCACGCAGGTTAAACCTTCCTTGAGGTCCTCTCCTGACAGGTTGGCGTCCTTATCCTTGAGGACCTTGTTCCTCCTGGCACTTTCGTTTATGGCCCTCGTGATGGCAGAACGTAGGCCTATGACGTGGGTTCCGCCCTCCATGGTGTGGATCAGGTTGGCAAAGGAAAACAACCTCTCGTGATATCCGTCGTTGTACTGAAGTCCCACCTCGACGAAGGTGGATTCCCTCTCTCCCGACACCACTATGGGCTTGGGAAAAAGCGAACTCTTGTCTCGGTTGAGGTATTCCACGAAGGACGCCAGTCCTCCCTCGTAGTGGAAGGCCCATTCCTTTTCCTCTCTGTCGTCGACCAGGGCTATCTTCAGCCCCGGGTTCAGGAACGCCATCTCCCTGAGCCGGTTGCCAAGGATCTCGGCGGAAAAGCAGACCTCCTCGAAGATCTCGTCGTCGGGCATGAAGTGAACGGTCGTACCGCTTTTATCCGTCTCGTAGCCACCCTCCAGGTCGGTCACGGGAATGCCCTTCTCGAACCTCTGTCCCCAGGTCTTGCCGTTTCTGCATATATCGAGCTCCAGCCAGGACGAAAGGGCGTTCACCACCGATACGCCTACTCCGTGAAGTCCGCCGGAGACCTTGTAAGTATCGTTGTTGAACTTGCCTCCGGCGTGCAGAACGGTCAAAACGACCTCGCAGGCAGGACGTCCGTTGGAGGGATGGGGATCGACGGGGATACCTCTGCCGTTGTCCGACACGGACACACTTCCGTCGGTATGTATAGTTACCTTTATCTCGGAACAGTAACCGGCCAGAGCCTCGTCAACGGCGTTGTCGACGACCTCGTAGACGCAGTGATGAAGTCCCCGGGTCGCGGTGTCTCCTATGTACATCCCCGGGCGCTTGCGTACCGCCTCCAAGCCCTCGAGAATCTGTATGCTCTGTGCCGTATATTGAGACTGGGCCGAAGTTGCCGTCATATATTCATTCTCCTTCCTTTCGGGAAACCAGATCGGTTCGCCTCGGAAAACAGCGCCGTGCCAGAGTATCCGGTCTGAAGACCGAACGCTCCACGGTCCCGTCGTCGCGATATATACATGTCCCATCTCCATCCTTGACGAGAACCACTACCGTCTCCAGTGACAGGACATCTTGGGATTCCAACATCAAAAACATAGCATCCCCCTTTCGGGAACACTGTCCTCAACCGATATATTATAACTCAACAGAGGAATATATAGTAACAGAGCTAACGAACTCCCTCGGAGTCGAACTTGGTCTTGAACCAGTCCCTGACCTCCCTGGGCAGAACCCTGAAGCCGAACCTCTCCTTGGTGAGCCATAGATAGTAATCGTTGGAAAAAGACGATGCCAGCCCCTTTATCGACTTGCCCCGATTTTCCTTTAAAAGCTCGTAGGTGTTCTTGAACTCTCTGTCCTCGTCGGCGTCCCACCTGAAGGTCGCCAGGGAATATGCCACGGCCCTCTCGGCACTATGACTCGGGAAAAGTGGAAGCATAAAGGTGTTGTCCGTCCAATCGTACGTTCCGTATCCCTGACCGGGAACTATTACCACCCGGGGAATTCCGTACATTCGCACCCTGGGGACCCTGAGCATGTCGTTGTCCAGAGGTACTAGACGGTTCAATATCTCCGAGACGGCCTCAAAGGTCAGAGGAGGCTGATGAGACTGTTGACACAGAGGAGACGTGTCGGTCCGGGCCATTCCGGCCATCTGCGCCGCTACCTCCTTTTTTACCTTCAAAGCCTCTTCCACCTGGACCAAGCGATCTCCATCCGACTCCGTTCCAAACTTGGCGGAACCTCTCTCCACCGCCTTGTCCCAACGGTCCATCTCGTTTCTTATGTGTATGGTCACCGATCCCAGAAAAACGACGTCGTCCAGTAGCCCCTTGAGCTTGCGCCTCTGGCTGTCCTCGAACCCCTCCACAGACTTAACCGCCCTCGTAAGGATCGACTCTATTTCCTTCCTGGCATAGTGAAAGGAATTGGCCCCGTCCACGACCTCGTTGTATTCCTTTTTCTCCAGCTCCCTGAAATAGCGGGTTCTCATATGACGTTCAAGAAAGGGCTCCAGGTTCTTCTCCAACCTGTCCACCAGTTCGTCCGCCTTATCCTTGGGACATTCGGGGATCTGAGGCAACATGGCCTTCAGAGAAAAGGCCGCCCTCTTAAGAGCTCCGGAAAGCTGGGCCTGATACCGTTGAAGCTTGTCCCCGAACCTTCCGGCACCGCTTCTTTTCTCCCTGTTGTACAGTAAGGCGTATTTCTCGATCCAAAGATCCGTGAATGTAAGATAACGGAACATATCGTCCGGCATATCCTGGGCCAACCAGACCGGCAGGTCCTCGTTGAACGGGGTCACACCGGGGGAGAGAAAGCCGCAGTCCAGGAAAAGCCTCTCCTTCGACTGAAAAGAGAGCGACACCGGAAGTGTCTTGATCATGGCGACAAGTATCTCCCTGAAGATCTGCCAATAGCGATCGGACATGGAGTTCCATAGCTTTCTGGCCTCCACTCGATCCTCTCTCTCCGAGGACTCCTGATATTTTCTGTATGCCCCTATGTCCTTGCCGTAATCGGAGCAAAGGGTCCTTATTCCTTCCTCCTTTTTCCACCGCTCCACGAGAGCGGAAAGTACTACCTCTTGTGCCAAGGGGGACTCCCCTTTCATAGTTAGATATATACATTCCCTATTGTACCGTAACCGGCCGAGACCTGTGCCACTTGAGCAGGGATTTCAGGCCTATCTGGCTATGGAGCCTGGGAACTAAAAGGACTACAATCTAAACAAAGCTAATCGAGGTTAAAAATCCGGAAAGGATGACGACTATGAAAAAGACTCTAGTACTGGCGATCGGGATCATCGTCCTGGCTCTTTCTGCTTCCTCCGCAACCGCGTCCCAAGAAAGCCTGAGGGCCTATACTATATGGTCCGAACGATATGCAAAGGCGATCTTCGATGCATTTACGTCGGACACCGGGATAAAGGTCGAATGGATGAGGTTCTCCTCGGGGGAACTTCAGGCGAGAATGGAGGCAGAGAAGGCCAATCCCCAGGTGGACGTGGTTTTCGGCAACATGGCGGAGGCCTTCGTGGACGGAATGGCCAAGGGACTGTTCGATCCCTATCTCCCGGAAAATGCGGAGAAAATCCC contains:
- a CDS encoding response regulator translates to MSRIMVVDDAAFMRMMLSNMLTKMGHEVVAEADNGKTALEMYKKHSPDVVTMDITMPHMNGIEAVKGIIGFDPKAKIVMVSAMGQKEMVIEAVKAGAKDFIVKPFKEDAVWKAIEQAMES
- the gyrB gene encoding DNA topoisomerase (ATP-hydrolyzing) subunit B, translating into MTATSAQSQYTAQSIQILEGLEAVRKRPGMYIGDTATRGLHHCVYEVVDNAVDEALAGYCSEIKVTIHTDGSVSVSDNGRGIPVDPHPSNGRPACEVVLTVLHAGGKFNNDTYKVSGGLHGVGVSVVNALSSWLELDICRNGKTWGQRFEKGIPVTDLEGGYETDKSGTTVHFMPDDEIFEEVCFSAEILGNRLREMAFLNPGLKIALVDDREEKEWAFHYEGGLASFVEYLNRDKSSLFPKPIVVSGERESTFVEVGLQYNDGYHERLFSFANLIHTMEGGTHVIGLRSAITRAINESARRNKVLKDKDANLSGEDLKEGLTCVISVKLGDPQFEGQTKTKLGNSEVKGIVDSIVYEGLLVALDDDPSVLKPVVDKAVKARQAREAAKKARELVRKTAMTGLNLPGKLADCSGRIPENCEVYIVEGDSAGGSAKQGRDRGFQAILPLRGKILNVEKARLDRILSSKEIRTIIQALGCGIGEDFDVSKLRYHKIIIMTDADVDGAHISTLLLTFFYRYMKELVEGGYIYLAQPPLYRVQIGRHSEYIFSDKDLRSFMNSHQDTGKKIGVQRYKGLGEMNPEQLWETTMDPENRVMKRIEVDDALAADEYFSILMGDKVEPRREFIQAHSHEVQNLDV